A part of Desulfotomaculum nigrificans DSM 574 genomic DNA contains:
- a CDS encoding YqhV family protein yields MFFVTDKIVFAMALLRCISATIEMSAALLMLKFGRVETALKINAALAMVGPTVMVLVTTLGLVGIAGKVSLTKLGIIFSGVVLIFYGINRP; encoded by the coding sequence ATGTTTTTTGTAACTGATAAAATAGTTTTTGCAATGGCTTTACTTCGCTGTATATCTGCCACCATAGAAATGTCCGCCGCTTTATTAATGTTAAAATTTGGCAGAGTGGAAACGGCTTTAAAGATAAATGCGGCTTTAGCCATGGTTGGTCCCACGGTGATGGTTTTAGTTACCACCCTGGGTTTAGTGGGTATCGCCGGCAAGGTATCCTTAACTAAACTTGGTATCATATTTTCCGGGGTAGTGCTGATTTTTTATGGCATTAACAGGCCCTAA